The following proteins are encoded in a genomic region of Cellulomonas sp. ES6:
- a CDS encoding ParB/RepB/Spo0J family partition protein: protein MNARMVPMNALYPNPDNPPSRLRGIEDLAESIKLYGVLQPLIVTPRQRGGLTIIDGRRRYAAADLAGRQAVPCVAAKAATRTDQLLLILAAGLGERLTPLEEAQVMRDLRADGVKFTDIARRTGRSLSTVRERLQLLDTPSEVQDMVAGGTLTAAAAVELARQTATTGSGTVATRAPARPAWFTKSHPMARLVRETCTHRDTRKVVGGVGCGQCWQDVIVADARGEVRA, encoded by the coding sequence ATGAACGCGCGCATGGTGCCGATGAACGCCCTGTACCCGAACCCCGACAACCCGCCGTCGCGGCTGCGCGGCATCGAGGACCTCGCCGAGTCGATCAAGCTCTACGGGGTCCTCCAGCCGCTGATCGTCACGCCTCGCCAGCGCGGCGGCCTCACGATCATCGACGGCCGGCGCCGCTACGCGGCCGCCGACCTCGCCGGCCGGCAGGCTGTCCCCTGCGTGGCCGCGAAGGCCGCCACCCGCACCGACCAGCTGCTGCTGATCCTCGCCGCCGGTCTGGGGGAGCGGCTCACCCCGCTCGAGGAAGCCCAGGTCATGCGCGACCTGCGTGCCGACGGCGTGAAGTTCACCGACATCGCCCGGCGCACCGGCCGGTCGCTGAGCACCGTGCGCGAGCGGCTGCAGCTGCTGGACACGCCCAGCGAGGTGCAGGACATGGTCGCAGGCGGCACGCTGACAGCCGCCGCGGCGGTCGAGCTCGCACGCCAGACCGCCACCACCGGATCCGGAACCGTGGCCACCAGGGCGCCGGCCCGCCCGGCCTGGTTCACGAAGTCCCACCCGATGGCCCGCCTCGTGCGGGAGACCTGCACGCACCGCGACACCCGCAAGGTCGTCGGCGGCGTCGGATGCGGGCAGTGCTGGCAGGACGTCATCGTCGCGGACGCCCGCGGGGAGGTCCGGGCATGA
- a CDS encoding MobC family plasmid mobilization relaxosome protein has translation MSEGEHRGVGRARVLGRARRENVEGGRRGRFVVKSTPEEELRLRTLAAQHGVSVPRLLVESTLAAHAGPADDAPLTITERRQAAAELFGISRLLGTVANNVNQMARATNATGELHEDLEATLRYVREVLGPRIERAVDEVVAQ, from the coding sequence ATGAGCGAGGGGGAGCACCGCGGTGTCGGGCGTGCTCGCGTGCTCGGTCGTGCGCGTCGGGAGAACGTCGAGGGAGGCCGGCGCGGCCGCTTCGTGGTGAAGTCGACGCCGGAGGAGGAGCTGCGGCTTCGGACGCTGGCGGCGCAGCACGGGGTGAGCGTTCCGCGGCTGCTGGTGGAGTCGACGCTGGCGGCGCACGCCGGGCCGGCTGACGACGCGCCGTTGACGATCACCGAGCGGCGGCAGGCTGCCGCGGAGCTGTTCGGCATCAGCCGGCTGCTCGGCACGGTCGCGAACAACGTCAACCAGATGGCGCGGGCGACGAACGCGACCGGCGAGCTGCACGAGGACCTCGAGGCGACGCTGCGGTACGTGCGTGAGGTCCTCGGCCCGCGCATCGAGCGCGCGGTCGACGAGGTGGTCGCGCAGTGA
- a CDS encoding ArdC-like ssDNA-binding domain-containing protein: MTRKVTTTTTAEQRREQAAALQASIAEKVDTLRDTDQWRAFLDLTRGFHRYSLNNLILIWSQYPAATRVAGFRQWQARGRQVRKGEKAIRIFGYATKKITDDTDAPEDLTEADETGQRRRVYFPILSVFDIAQTDPVDPDAADGAALTQTLTGADDLGVFAAVSDYLTADGWTVEHETLPTGLRGYTHYESRRVVIAADLEPAQAAKTALHEAAHALLHGDLEPGEYQQHRGTYETEAESVAYVVAGLLGLDTGAYTIGYVAGWADADTDLIRSTAANVLRAAHTIADAITTGPVDVDAAA, translated from the coding sequence ATGACCCGCAAGGTCACCACCACCACGACCGCCGAGCAGCGCCGCGAGCAGGCCGCCGCCCTGCAGGCCAGCATCGCCGAGAAGGTCGACACCCTGCGCGACACCGACCAGTGGCGCGCGTTCCTCGACCTGACCCGCGGCTTCCACCGCTACTCCCTGAACAACCTCATCCTCATCTGGTCGCAGTACCCCGCCGCGACCCGCGTCGCCGGGTTCCGCCAGTGGCAGGCCCGCGGCCGCCAGGTCCGCAAGGGAGAGAAGGCCATCCGGATCTTCGGGTACGCCACCAAGAAGATCACCGACGACACCGACGCCCCCGAGGACCTCACCGAGGCCGACGAGACCGGGCAGCGCCGCCGCGTCTACTTCCCCATCCTGTCGGTGTTCGACATCGCCCAGACCGACCCCGTCGACCCCGACGCCGCCGACGGCGCCGCCCTGACCCAGACCCTCACCGGTGCCGACGACCTCGGCGTCTTCGCCGCCGTGAGCGACTACCTCACCGCCGACGGTTGGACCGTCGAGCACGAGACCCTGCCCACCGGGCTGCGCGGGTACACCCACTACGAGAGCCGGCGCGTGGTCATCGCCGCCGACCTTGAGCCCGCGCAGGCCGCCAAGACCGCCCTGCACGAGGCGGCCCACGCACTCCTGCACGGCGACCTGGAGCCGGGGGAGTACCAGCAGCACCGCGGCACCTACGAGACCGAGGCCGAGTCCGTCGCCTACGTCGTCGCCGGCCTGCTCGGCCTGGACACCGGCGCCTACACCATCGGCTACGTCGCCGGATGGGCTGACGCCGACACCGACCTCATCCGGTCGACCGCCGCGAACGTCCTGCGCGCCGCCCACACCATCGCCGACGCCATCACCACCGGCCCCGTCGACGTCGACGCGGCCGCCTGA
- a CDS encoding Fic family protein, which yields MPDGRTLRNLVGARTPAELRYIENALVEARALGLREHALPATYDLDGLRSIHRHLFQDIYAWAGDVRTVEIRKGDAFFARVDRIEPALRDVADFLAATDHLRDVAPADVPGTLADVYAVVNQAHPFREGNGRTQREYLTALARESGHHIDWLAVSGDQNDYASHAARTGDRAPMRELFERVVSRAGARDFDPHAAEALRLANLSRMPTQLRERPTTVARSAPLTQPAPALER from the coding sequence ATGCCCGACGGCCGGACGCTGCGCAACCTCGTCGGTGCACGCACGCCGGCCGAGCTGCGCTACATCGAAAACGCTCTCGTCGAAGCCCGCGCGCTCGGGCTTCGCGAGCACGCGCTGCCGGCGACCTACGACCTCGACGGCCTGCGCTCGATCCACCGCCACCTGTTCCAGGACATCTACGCCTGGGCCGGCGACGTCCGCACCGTCGAGATCCGCAAGGGCGATGCGTTCTTCGCACGCGTGGACCGCATCGAGCCCGCGTTGCGCGACGTCGCTGACTTCCTCGCCGCCACCGACCACCTGCGCGACGTCGCGCCGGCCGACGTGCCCGGCACGCTCGCCGACGTCTACGCCGTCGTCAACCAGGCGCACCCGTTCCGCGAGGGCAACGGTCGCACCCAGCGCGAGTACCTGACCGCGCTCGCCCGCGAGTCCGGACACCACATCGACTGGCTCGCCGTCAGCGGCGACCAGAACGACTACGCCAGCCACGCCGCCCGCACCGGCGACCGCGCCCCGATGCGCGAGCTGTTCGAACGCGTCGTGTCACGCGCCGGCGCACGGGACTTCGACCCGCACGCCGCCGAGGCACTGCGCCTGGCGAACCTCAGCCGCATGCCGACTCAGCTCCGAGAGCGTCCGACGACCGTCGCGCGATCAGCGCCTTTGACACAGCCCGCGCCGGCGCTCGAGAGATGA
- a CDS encoding DUF6573 family protein has product MQNPTGPAEIDVDPLTRACRALTAAGVQHTPTYLAIEVPAAAGLIVVSDGLADAEWTVCRYTDPSDYAEGRDAAERLDTDDVTALAAWVAQRTFTSATPGAAPVCDLTDLFGPLIHVYTRARAIADDVLHDVTTDAAEAGFRCPVALTAGAWGDAVEWNAEHGAHQDESGRLWDVLTMARFYAQRASDTDRVPFRVLRVPNQPHATQPRHADLVLHIGPGDHGEPVFTIMLPGED; this is encoded by the coding sequence ATGCAGAACCCCACCGGCCCGGCCGAGATCGACGTCGACCCGCTGACCCGGGCATGCCGGGCGCTGACCGCCGCAGGCGTGCAGCACACGCCGACGTACCTCGCCATCGAGGTCCCGGCCGCCGCCGGCCTGATCGTCGTGTCCGACGGTCTCGCCGACGCCGAGTGGACCGTGTGCCGGTACACCGACCCGAGCGACTACGCCGAGGGCCGCGACGCGGCCGAACGGCTCGACACCGACGACGTGACCGCTCTCGCGGCATGGGTCGCCCAGCGCACCTTCACCAGCGCCACGCCCGGCGCCGCACCGGTGTGCGACCTGACCGACCTGTTCGGCCCCCTGATCCACGTCTACACGCGCGCCCGGGCGATCGCCGACGACGTCCTGCACGACGTCACCACCGACGCGGCCGAAGCCGGCTTCCGCTGCCCGGTCGCGCTGACCGCCGGCGCCTGGGGCGACGCCGTCGAATGGAACGCCGAGCACGGCGCCCACCAAGACGAGTCCGGGCGCCTCTGGGACGTGCTCACCATGGCCCGCTTCTACGCCCAGCGGGCCAGCGACACCGACCGCGTGCCGTTCCGTGTGCTGCGCGTGCCGAACCAGCCCCACGCCACGCAGCCGCGGCACGCCGACCTGGTGCTGCACATCGGCCCCGGCGACCATGGCGAGCCAGTCTTCACCATCATGCTGCCCGGCGAGGACTGA
- a CDS encoding ribonuclease D, which yields MPQPTGNSSVICAGDLSLELAELLLSSPIIAVDTETSGLDWADDSLQLCQVHSLRTGSILIRPGAEAPQNLIRVLRDDRVTKVFHFAPFDLRFLYKTWGAVVRNVRCTKTAHKLLYPQAPRKEHSLSSLVERYLDVEMEKGAVRTSDWGAERLSEEQVTYAARDVAYLIPLLAELEGELRHAGIADLFSEVCRYLPTGVRLEVDQLPNPFDY from the coding sequence GTGCCGCAGCCAACTGGAAACTCCAGCGTCATCTGCGCTGGCGACCTCTCGCTCGAACTAGCCGAGCTCCTCCTGAGCTCGCCCATCATCGCGGTCGACACCGAGACGTCCGGCCTCGACTGGGCCGACGACTCGCTGCAGTTGTGCCAGGTTCACTCGCTGCGGACAGGATCGATCCTGATCCGCCCCGGGGCCGAAGCTCCCCAGAACCTCATTCGCGTCCTTCGGGACGACCGTGTCACAAAGGTGTTCCACTTCGCACCGTTCGATCTGCGCTTTCTGTACAAGACATGGGGAGCGGTTGTCCGCAACGTGCGGTGCACGAAGACGGCGCACAAGTTGCTGTACCCGCAAGCGCCCCGCAAGGAGCACAGCCTTTCTTCTCTGGTCGAGCGATACCTCGATGTCGAAATGGAGAAGGGAGCCGTCCGAACGAGCGACTGGGGCGCGGAGCGGCTGAGCGAGGAGCAGGTGACGTACGCCGCACGCGACGTCGCGTACTTGATCCCGTTGCTGGCCGAACTCGAGGGTGAGCTCAGGCACGCAGGCATCGCCGATCTCTTCAGCGAGGTCTGCCGATACCTACCGACCGGCGTGAGGCTTGAGGTCGACCAGTTACCCAACCCGTTCGATTACTGA
- a CDS encoding zeta toxin family protein, whose translation MSRPDDLTVTRHRDLVRELSRPGGPLAADGPNATVNNPAWFRTPNQPRGARGELHDRLVDAHRERFAGVLADKQAIVLAGPPGAGKSTVQRAILGERSGEWLVVDADEFKHALLRTALEDGSYRDFLVPDRVRELEAAGERFAPLELASLVHEESSLLARQLRAEAIADGLNIVVDTVLSSERAALSLAADLEAAGYRVRVVDVETTYEISAARVEQRWRNVTREFLADERATGLGGRWVPSEYTRALFPPELAGKSVCEGVARALAEQCPAVGRLEVYRVADPTQAPQLESALARGSNGALVDVAAAHAARLADRGRGRRGSGAAPGRPEMER comes from the coding sequence TTGAGCCGGCCCGACGACCTCACCGTCACCCGGCACCGCGACCTGGTCCGCGAGCTGTCACGTCCGGGCGGGCCTCTGGCCGCTGACGGGCCGAACGCCACGGTGAACAACCCGGCCTGGTTCCGGACGCCGAACCAGCCGCGCGGTGCGCGCGGCGAGCTGCACGACCGCCTCGTCGACGCGCACCGCGAACGCTTCGCCGGCGTGCTGGCCGACAAGCAGGCCATCGTGCTGGCCGGCCCACCGGGGGCGGGCAAGTCCACCGTGCAGCGGGCGATCCTGGGTGAGCGGTCGGGGGAGTGGCTGGTCGTCGACGCCGACGAGTTCAAGCACGCGCTGCTGCGCACCGCGCTCGAGGATGGGTCGTACCGGGACTTCCTCGTCCCGGACCGCGTCCGTGAGCTCGAGGCCGCCGGCGAACGGTTCGCGCCGCTCGAGCTGGCGTCCCTCGTGCACGAGGAGTCCTCGCTTCTGGCGCGCCAGCTGCGCGCGGAGGCGATCGCCGACGGGCTGAACATCGTGGTCGACACCGTCCTGTCGAGCGAGCGCGCGGCGCTCTCGCTCGCCGCCGACCTCGAGGCGGCCGGCTACCGCGTGCGCGTCGTCGACGTCGAGACGACCTACGAGATCTCCGCGGCCCGCGTCGAGCAGCGGTGGCGCAACGTCACCCGCGAGTTCCTCGCCGACGAGCGCGCCACCGGCCTCGGCGGCCGGTGGGTCCCCAGCGAGTACACCCGCGCGCTGTTCCCGCCCGAGCTCGCAGGCAAGTCGGTGTGCGAGGGCGTCGCTCGCGCTCTCGCCGAGCAGTGCCCCGCGGTGGGCCGGCTCGAGGTGTACCGGGTCGCCGACCCCACGCAGGCCCCGCAGCTGGAGTCCGCGCTCGCGCGCGGGTCCAACGGCGCCCTGGTGGACGTCGCCGCGGCGCACGCGGCGCGTCTTGCCGACCGCGGGCGCGGCCGGCGCGGTTCGGGTGCCGCGCCGGGCCGACCGGAGATGGAGCGTTGA
- a CDS encoding ParB/RepB/Spo0J family partition protein — translation MTKGSTIATTNHDGTLTVIAHSEHHDLTQDVTPGTEFAHLDPRALIIETNVRDDASVDLTPGFVGSIRQHGVLMPILVVRHGDGALHVRAGKRRTLGAVAANAPTIPARIIDAGPGAERLVQQIIENDQRKDFTEAERVAGYEQMALEFGMSAGQIAGRLGRTKREVTTALRVAKSDRAREVLAAGLTIDQAATIAAFEDHPEIVARLTEVALNDPDGLAHEAQAERDDLATARERARIIEDLTATGITVLDAAPGYDDPQVRELSRLRQDDGRTPIAPAEHTACPGHAAYVGTRGWSDDPVTYYVCTDFPAHGHKVPSYDLPVAATDGGMTAEQKAERRRVIDGNKAWRSATTVRREWLATFAARKSAPKGAAAMLGYVITHRGDDLVRAAREGHKMARDLLGIHADHYSGRQSISDALDAAAPGRQQIIALTVALAAIEDATDDHTWRSPVAHVARYLTAIESWGYTLADVEREAIHGRTQPDETPTDETPTGEAPTGEPDETQPAAEAEPGSDDEPDTEDADGATDALDLAEYEDQD, via the coding sequence ATGACGAAGGGCAGCACCATCGCCACCACCAACCACGACGGCACGCTCACCGTCATCGCCCACAGCGAGCACCACGACCTCACCCAGGACGTCACCCCGGGCACCGAGTTCGCGCACCTCGACCCGCGCGCCCTGATCATCGAGACCAACGTCCGCGACGACGCGTCCGTGGACCTGACCCCCGGATTCGTCGGCTCGATCCGCCAGCACGGCGTGCTCATGCCGATCCTCGTGGTCCGCCACGGCGACGGCGCGCTGCACGTGCGCGCGGGCAAGCGCCGCACCCTCGGCGCGGTCGCCGCCAACGCGCCCACCATCCCCGCTCGCATCATCGACGCCGGACCCGGCGCGGAGCGCCTGGTCCAGCAGATCATCGAGAACGACCAGCGCAAGGACTTCACCGAGGCCGAGCGCGTCGCGGGCTACGAGCAGATGGCGCTCGAGTTCGGCATGAGCGCCGGGCAGATCGCCGGACGCCTCGGGCGTACCAAGCGTGAGGTCACCACCGCCCTGCGCGTCGCGAAGAGCGACCGCGCCCGCGAGGTGCTGGCCGCCGGGCTCACCATCGACCAGGCTGCGACCATCGCGGCCTTCGAGGACCACCCCGAGATCGTCGCCCGCCTCACCGAGGTCGCGCTGAACGACCCCGACGGCCTGGCCCACGAGGCGCAGGCGGAGCGCGACGACCTCGCGACCGCGCGCGAGCGTGCCCGGATTATCGAGGACCTGACCGCCACCGGCATCACCGTCCTGGACGCCGCACCCGGCTACGACGACCCGCAGGTCCGCGAGTTGTCCCGGCTCCGCCAGGACGACGGGCGCACCCCGATCGCCCCGGCCGAGCACACCGCGTGCCCCGGGCACGCCGCCTACGTCGGCACCCGGGGCTGGTCCGATGACCCGGTGACCTACTACGTGTGCACCGACTTCCCCGCCCACGGCCACAAGGTGCCGTCCTACGACCTGCCCGTCGCCGCCACCGACGGCGGCATGACCGCCGAGCAGAAGGCCGAGCGCCGCCGCGTGATCGACGGCAACAAGGCCTGGCGGTCCGCGACCACCGTCCGGCGCGAGTGGCTGGCCACGTTCGCCGCCCGCAAGTCCGCCCCCAAGGGCGCGGCCGCGATGCTCGGGTACGTCATCACCCACCGCGGCGACGACCTGGTCCGAGCCGCCCGCGAGGGGCACAAGATGGCCCGCGACCTGCTCGGCATCCACGCCGACCACTACAGCGGGCGGCAGTCCATCAGCGACGCGCTCGACGCCGCCGCCCCCGGGCGGCAGCAGATCATCGCCCTGACCGTGGCCCTGGCCGCCATCGAGGACGCCACCGACGACCACACGTGGCGGTCCCCGGTCGCGCACGTCGCCCGGTACCTCACCGCCATCGAGTCCTGGGGCTACACCCTGGCCGACGTCGAGCGCGAGGCCATCCACGGCCGCACCCAGCCCGACGAGACCCCCACCGACGAGACCCCCACCGGCGAGGCCCCCACCGGAGAGCCGGACGAGACCCAGCCCGCCGCCGAGGCCGAACCGGGCAGCGACGACGAGCCCGACACCGAGGACGCCGACGGGGCGACCGACGCCCTCGACCTGGCCGAGTACGAGGACCAGGACTAG
- a CDS encoding ATP-dependent DNA ligase, with product MRAPVDVVLARAVESLDETTSLPGGTSWEPKWDGYRILAAVDADRGPTLWSRRGTDLTAAFPDVAAAVAEQVPAGTVLDGEVVVWAGERLHFAALQRRVASPRAAGRLAREQPANLVAFDVLAAGDVDLRGEPFAQRRARLEQLGSTWRPPLTLSPITQDQAVAATWFRDLAVAGIEGLVAKGANQLYRGGQRDWLKVKQRSVLDVVCAAVVGPLARPSVVVAGLPIDGALKIVGRTVPLSPLAARELARVLTAGDPDDHPWPEVVSSATVNGFGANREPVTLTRVQPVVVEVSADVAWSGRSFRHPLRYVRERPDLHPGEVSPPSANG from the coding sequence GTGCGAGCGCCCGTCGACGTCGTGCTGGCGCGCGCGGTGGAGTCGCTCGACGAGACCACATCGCTGCCCGGCGGCACGTCCTGGGAACCCAAGTGGGACGGGTACCGGATCCTGGCCGCGGTCGATGCCGACCGAGGCCCGACGCTGTGGTCACGCCGAGGAACCGACCTGACCGCAGCGTTCCCCGACGTCGCTGCGGCGGTCGCCGAGCAGGTCCCCGCCGGAACCGTCCTCGACGGCGAGGTGGTCGTGTGGGCGGGGGAGCGGCTGCACTTCGCCGCGCTGCAGCGCCGGGTGGCCAGCCCACGCGCGGCCGGCCGCCTCGCCCGCGAGCAGCCGGCCAACCTCGTCGCCTTCGACGTGCTCGCCGCCGGCGACGTCGACCTGCGCGGCGAACCGTTCGCGCAGCGGCGGGCGCGCCTCGAGCAGCTCGGCAGCACCTGGCGGCCGCCGCTCACGCTGTCGCCCATCACCCAGGACCAGGCGGTCGCCGCGACATGGTTCCGGGACCTGGCCGTCGCCGGCATCGAGGGCCTGGTCGCCAAGGGCGCGAACCAGCTCTACCGCGGCGGGCAGCGCGACTGGCTCAAGGTCAAGCAGCGCAGCGTCCTGGACGTCGTGTGCGCCGCGGTGGTCGGCCCGCTCGCGCGGCCGTCGGTCGTCGTGGCCGGACTACCGATCGACGGCGCCCTGAAGATCGTGGGGCGCACCGTCCCGCTGTCCCCGCTCGCCGCGCGCGAGCTCGCACGCGTGCTGACCGCCGGCGACCCGGACGACCACCCGTGGCCGGAGGTGGTGTCCTCCGCCACGGTGAACGGGTTCGGTGCCAACCGGGAACCCGTCACGCTCACCCGCGTGCAGCCCGTCGTCGTCGAGGTCTCCGCGGACGTCGCGTGGTCGGGGCGGTCTTTTCGTCACCCGCTGCGCTACGTCCGTGAACGTCCAGACTTGCATCCGGGTGAGGTTTCCCCACCCTCGGCCAACGGGTAG
- the nrdH gene encoding glutaredoxin-like protein NrdH, whose amino-acid sequence MVPTVYSKPGCPQCTATCRALDKAGVTYELVDLTEDADARDYVMSLGHLQAPVVVIDADTHWSGYRPDRIAAAARDLPNASRA is encoded by the coding sequence GTGGTGCCCACCGTCTACTCCAAGCCGGGCTGCCCGCAGTGCACCGCGACCTGCAGGGCGCTCGACAAGGCCGGCGTCACCTACGAGCTGGTCGACCTGACCGAGGACGCCGACGCGCGCGACTACGTGATGAGCCTCGGGCACCTGCAGGCCCCGGTCGTCGTGATCGACGCCGACACGCACTGGTCCGGGTACCGGCCCGACCGGATCGCTGCCGCCGCCCGCGACCTGCCGAACGCGAGCAGGGCATGA
- a CDS encoding DUF3560 domain-containing protein, with translation MSALTITHSHADGTLIAGTAKGDGTAGILTARGWRWWRDRGTWYVPRSRDKDARRELIEATRVDLERAGHVVDVDVDDRRREFATVEADRLERMGERAATLAERAERADVRAAAAWTAGDEADAKLPPLGQPILVGHHSEGRHRRALERAETATRTAIAAEQAAAAANTHAGVAAAAAGSRYSPRTVARRIARQEAELRRLQRELDGHTSPLDGTAVPPAQGAVRRALVDQVTVLTQELEHWRTVRVDQVAVGATRDYGRHNVAPGDRVRIRGRWYAVVRANAKTVTVPSQLGAWTDTAPWHEVTDHRAADPEEHAL, from the coding sequence ATGAGCGCGCTGACCATCACCCACAGCCACGCCGACGGGACCCTGATCGCCGGCACCGCGAAGGGCGACGGCACGGCCGGCATCCTGACGGCCCGCGGCTGGCGCTGGTGGCGGGATCGGGGCACCTGGTACGTGCCCCGATCCCGGGACAAGGATGCCCGCCGCGAGCTGATCGAGGCGACCCGCGTCGACCTGGAGCGCGCCGGCCACGTGGTCGACGTCGACGTCGACGACCGGCGCCGCGAGTTCGCCACCGTGGAGGCCGACCGGCTCGAACGGATGGGGGAGCGCGCGGCCACGCTCGCCGAGCGGGCCGAGCGTGCCGACGTGCGCGCCGCGGCCGCGTGGACGGCCGGCGACGAGGCGGACGCGAAGCTGCCGCCTCTGGGGCAACCGATCCTCGTCGGGCACCACTCCGAGGGTCGCCACCGCCGCGCGCTCGAGCGGGCCGAGACCGCGACCCGCACGGCGATCGCCGCCGAGCAGGCCGCCGCGGCGGCGAACACCCACGCCGGCGTCGCCGCGGCCGCCGCGGGCAGCAGGTACAGCCCGCGCACGGTCGCTCGGCGCATCGCCCGGCAGGAGGCCGAGCTGCGCCGCCTGCAGCGCGAGCTCGACGGGCACACCAGCCCGCTCGACGGGACCGCCGTCCCGCCTGCGCAGGGCGCCGTGCGGCGCGCGCTCGTCGACCAGGTCACCGTCCTGACCCAGGAGCTCGAGCACTGGCGCACGGTGCGCGTCGACCAGGTCGCTGTCGGTGCCACCCGCGACTACGGCCGGCACAACGTCGCGCCAGGCGACCGCGTGCGGATCCGCGGCCGCTGGTACGCCGTCGTGCGCGCCAACGCCAAGACCGTCACCGTCCCCAGCCAGCTCGGCGCCTGGACCGACACCGCCCCCTGGCACGAGGTCACCGATCACCGCGCCGCCGACCCCGAGGAGCACGCCCTGTGA
- a CDS encoding relaxase translates to MPNVTRGGRMPGLLVYLAGDGRHNEHREQHVVAGDPALMAWHADEQLDRASALAIAKHLDAPSRVFGTEVNAPLYEWSEQRQQRVKVGYGDAHVWHCSLSLRAEEGVLPDTTWSQIAEDFVRQMGFTDASGKAPCRWVAIRHGVSQAGNDHVHIAVNLVREDGTKAPTWNDFRRAQEISGRLEKAYGLQVLESRDLGLGSRGVRPAELGRAASGSVRDTQRTTVARRVRASATASRDEAEFVRRLRREGLLARPRYAAGRDDVVLGYSVALRPPAGESPVWFGGGTLAKDLTLPRLRSTWSDSPQAATDAVAEWTAAGRGQRPVRPGVEVDAPDPQLWEQYAEQIGELNERLRGVAPDDTATWTQVARETSGAFAAWSLRTEPEPGPLADASDALARYAQVRAGAAASKQVTTPAILGLSRVLLVAADGGQSRTSQAYMVRQLANTLHVLFQMQQAMRHAQAAAATEWAVRQRLAVVATRVASPAGGRPGAVPGALSVEQATGGAAVRLRSPLPNPLQPRPRTTAAQRDEGIER, encoded by the coding sequence ATGCCGAACGTCACCCGGGGCGGGCGGATGCCCGGCCTGCTGGTGTACCTGGCGGGGGACGGCCGGCACAACGAGCACCGGGAGCAGCACGTCGTCGCGGGTGATCCCGCGCTCATGGCGTGGCACGCCGACGAGCAGCTGGACCGCGCGTCGGCGCTGGCGATCGCGAAGCACCTCGACGCGCCCAGCCGGGTGTTCGGTACCGAGGTCAACGCACCGCTGTACGAGTGGAGCGAGCAGCGTCAGCAGCGCGTGAAGGTCGGCTACGGCGATGCGCACGTGTGGCACTGCTCGCTGTCGCTGCGCGCCGAGGAGGGCGTGCTGCCCGACACCACCTGGTCGCAGATCGCCGAGGACTTCGTGCGCCAGATGGGGTTCACCGACGCCTCGGGCAAGGCGCCGTGCCGGTGGGTCGCGATCCGCCACGGCGTCTCGCAGGCGGGCAACGACCACGTGCACATCGCGGTCAACCTGGTCCGCGAGGACGGCACGAAGGCGCCGACGTGGAACGACTTCCGGCGCGCGCAGGAGATCTCCGGGCGGCTGGAGAAGGCGTACGGGCTGCAGGTCCTCGAGTCCCGCGACCTCGGGCTCGGCAGCCGCGGCGTGCGGCCGGCGGAGCTCGGTCGCGCCGCGTCCGGCAGCGTCCGCGACACGCAGCGCACGACCGTCGCGCGGCGCGTTCGGGCCTCGGCGACGGCGAGCCGGGACGAGGCGGAGTTCGTGCGGCGGCTGCGGCGTGAGGGGCTGCTCGCGCGGCCGCGGTACGCCGCGGGCCGGGACGACGTCGTGCTCGGGTACTCGGTCGCGCTGCGACCGCCGGCGGGGGAGAGCCCCGTGTGGTTCGGCGGCGGCACGCTGGCCAAGGACCTCACCCTGCCGCGCCTTCGGTCGACGTGGTCGGACAGTCCGCAGGCGGCCACCGACGCGGTCGCCGAGTGGACCGCGGCCGGCCGCGGGCAGCGACCGGTGCGCCCCGGCGTCGAGGTCGACGCGCCCGACCCGCAGCTGTGGGAGCAGTACGCCGAGCAGATCGGCGAGCTGAACGAGCGACTGCGCGGCGTCGCGCCCGACGACACGGCGACGTGGACGCAGGTGGCGCGGGAGACCTCGGGGGCGTTCGCGGCCTGGTCGCTGCGCACCGAGCCTGAGCCCGGGCCGCTGGCCGATGCGTCCGACGCGCTCGCGCGCTACGCCCAGGTCCGCGCGGGGGCGGCTGCGAGCAAGCAGGTCACCACGCCGGCGATCCTCGGCCTGTCGCGGGTGCTGCTCGTGGCCGCCGACGGGGGCCAGTCGCGCACCTCGCAGGCGTACATGGTCCGGCAGCTGGCGAACACGCTGCACGTGCTGTTCCAGATGCAGCAGGCGATGCGCCACGCCCAGGCCGCCGCGGCGACCGAGTGGGCGGTGCGCCAGCGGCTCGCTGTCGTCGCCACGCGTGTGGCGTCGCCGGCGGGCGGGCGGCCCGGAGCGGTCCCGGGCGCGCTGTCGGTCGAGCAGGCGACCGGCGGCGCCGCGGTGCGGCTGCGCTCGCCCCTGCCGAACCCGCTGCAGCCGCGACCTCGCACCACCGCCGCGCAGCGGGACGAGGGGATCGAGCGGTGA